In the Methanophagales archaeon genome, one interval contains:
- a CDS encoding transposase zinc-binding domain-containing protein has protein sequence MFTDNHNWDRDRYSLLHRGEIREVEKREEEKMMSCKGPDRGCFVYYSPKCGEYREISLGCNNRLCSDCGKRYTTMDKGAYVLKWYAKFIPIP, from the coding sequence ATATTCACAGATAATCACAATTGGGACCGGGACCGATACTCTCTCCTCCACAGGGGAGAGATAAGAGAGGTAGAGAAGAGAGAAGAGGAGAAGATGATGAGCTGCAAAGGTCCCGATAGGGGCTGTTTCGTTTATTACAGTCCAAAATGTGGGGAATACCGTGAGATCTCATTGGGCTGCAATAATAGACTATGCTCAGATTGCGGTAAGCGGTACACCACAATGGACAAAGGCGCTTATGTTCTGAAATGGTATGCCAAATTTATCCCTATTCCATAG
- a CDS encoding DUF98 domain-containing protein, with translation MSDKHNEGASTEEKIWRLSKLHDLLPLHRVLLGHDGSMTLLLELIVCSEVELATIRQSVVPCPEGAAELLGADAGVAVNERDIIIMKKSDRTPLLYARSYTPLSRLKPEFKEDLMKADIPIGRIMQKYRIEARREILDVGYQEREHRLESLFQCSAPFLWRIYNIITGGKVLITVKEYFPVSLPGTCYTNSLTVLRNRANTAPGT, from the coding sequence ATGAGCGATAAGCATAACGAAGGAGCATCAACAGAGGAGAAGATATGGAGGCTCAGCAAGCTCCATGATCTTCTGCCGCTACATAGGGTATTACTTGGTCATGACGGCTCAATGACGCTACTGCTGGAGTTAATTGTATGCAGTGAGGTTGAACTTGCTACAATCAGGCAATCGGTGGTGCCATGCCCGGAAGGCGCAGCAGAGTTACTCGGTGCTGATGCGGGTGTGGCGGTAAATGAACGCGATATCATTATCATGAAGAAGAGCGATAGAACGCCACTGCTCTATGCACGGTCTTATACACCACTATCGAGATTGAAGCCCGAGTTTAAAGAAGACCTGATGAAAGCAGATATCCCGATAGGCAGGATAATGCAGAAGTATAGAATAGAAGCGCGGCGGGAGATACTGGATGTGGGCTATCAGGAGCGTGAGCATCGGCTGGAATCGCTATTTCAGTGCTCAGCACCATTCCTATGGCGGATATACAATATAATCACAGGTGGTAAAGTATTAATAACAGTAAAAGAGTATTTCCCCGTCTCGTTACCTGGAACGTGTTACACCAATTCGCTTACAGTATTGAGAAACCGGGCAAATACTGCACCTGGGACTTAG
- a CDS encoding endonuclease III has translation MACEEGLLQAMMNDAVLIPYQPNNGIKSMREINTDMDMDTDTGTDTDVEKVIQILKERYQAGSSLLMAPATRGDPFLTLISCLLSLRTHDEVTSKAAERLFSLAKTPEEMLKLRISDIESAIYPVGFYHRKAKQIVEICSTLVERYNSKVPDELDELLKLRGVGRKTANIVLTIGYNKPGIAVDTHVHRISNRMGIVATRNPNETEFALRRIVPKQNWIILNELFVLHGRSVCTPLSPRCSICPVSQYCKRIGVTRSR, from the coding sequence GTGGCCTGTGAGGAAGGTCTATTACAGGCGATGATGAACGATGCTGTACTCATCCCATACCAGCCCAATAACGGAATCAAATCAATGAGAGAAATTAATACAGATATGGATATGGATACGGATACGGGCACAGATACAGATGTAGAGAAAGTGATACAGATATTGAAGGAACGATACCAGGCGGGGAGCTCGTTACTTATGGCGCCTGCAACGAGGGGCGATCCGTTTCTGACACTCATTTCGTGCCTGTTGAGCCTGAGAACCCATGATGAAGTGACGTCAAAAGCGGCAGAGCGCTTGTTCTCGTTAGCGAAGACGCCCGAAGAGATGCTAAAACTCCGAATTAGTGATATAGAGTCTGCAATATATCCAGTGGGGTTCTATCACCGGAAAGCGAAGCAAATCGTTGAGATCTGCTCTACTCTGGTTGAGCGGTATAACTCTAAGGTGCCAGATGAGCTGGATGAACTCCTGAAGCTCCGGGGTGTGGGTCGAAAGACCGCAAATATAGTACTCACGATTGGCTATAATAAGCCCGGTATCGCTGTTGATACACACGTGCATCGCATATCCAATCGCATGGGCATCGTTGCAACCAGGAACCCGAATGAGACCGAATTTGCATTACGCAGGATTGTACCCAAACAGAACTGGATAATCCTCAATGAGCTATTCGTACTGCATGGCAGGAGCGTATGCACGCCACTAAGTCCCAGGTGCAGTATTTGCCCGGTTTCTCAATACTGTAAGCGAATTGGTGTAACACGTTCCAGGTAA